GGGCGTGCAGGTTGAAGGGTTGATGGCGGAAGCTCGATAAAAGAAGCGTACGGATACGAGGCAGGCGGGACGTGGGAAGTCATCCCTCGCCCCGCTTTTTTGTTGTGATACTTTCACTGTTACTCACGAAATCGTTGCAGTGCTTGCACTCGCTTCCTAAGCCGCCCAAACTGCATTGCAGTGACATAAAGATGCGATGCGGGATTCTTGACGCGGCTCAACGGGCTTCGGATAGTACGCGGACGGGCATTTGCCGCTCTCTATAATCGAGCGACAAGAGGGCTCGTACGGCAGGCAGAGGTTGAACAGAATCGATGAAGCAGACCCGTAACGCAGTGATCGTCGGAGCAGGACCAGGGGGACTGGCAGCCGCATTGCTGCTGGCAAAGTCTGGCGTCAAGGTAACGATCGTCGAGAAACGCGGCGAGGTGGGCGGACGCACCTCGACGCTCGAGCAGGACGGATTCAAGTTCGACATCGGTCCTACCTTTTTCCTCTATCCACGCGTGCTGAAGGAGATCTTCGCCTCCGCAGGCTACGACCTCGACCGCGAAGTCCCCATGACCCGACTCGATCCGCAGTACCGTCTCGTCTTCGGCGCGGGCGGCGAGTTGCTGGCGACGCCGAACGTTGAACGCATGGAGAAGGCGATTGCGAACATCTCGCCGGAAGACGCAGCGCGCTTTCACAAATTCATCACTCACAACCGGGTGAAGCTCGACAAGTTCCTTCCCTTTTTGCAAGCACCATTCGAGAGCTGGCGTGACCTCATGAAGCCGAGCATGATGAAGCTCCTTCCCCTGCTCGCTCCATGGCGTTCGCTCGATTCGGATCTGCAGGTCCACTTCAAGGATGAGCGAATCCGTCTCGGATTCAGCTTCCAATCGAAGTACCTCGGCATGTCCCCATTCCGCTGTCCCAGCCTGTTCTCGATCCTTTCGTTCCTCGAGTATGAGCACGGAGTCTTTCATCCGACGGGCGGATGTGGTGCGGTCACACGCGCGATGGCGCGGATTGCAACAGAGCTTGGCGTCGAGATTCTGCTCGATGAACCGGTCGATAAGGTGCTGATCGAAAAAGGCAAGGCTGTCGGCGTGAAGACCGCGAACCGCACGCTCGCGGCGGACGCCGTCGTGGTGAACGCGGACTTCGCTGGCGCGATGCGGCGCATGGTTCCCAACCAGGCACGCAACAAGTGGACCGATGAGCGGTTGGCAAAGAAGCGCTTCTCCTGCTCGACGTTCATGATGTATCTCGGAATCGATGGCCGCTATGACGATGTATCGCACCACACGATCTTCCTCGCCAGGGACTATAAGCAGAACCTGAAAGATATCGAGGAAGTTCATCAGCTTTCGGACGACCCATCGTTTTATGTGCAGAACGCATGTGTAACAGACCGCTCGCTCGCTCCTGATGGACAGAGCACACTGTACGTTCTTCTTCCCGTGACGCATGAGGCTGGCAAGGTTGACTGGACCAAAGAAGCTCCACGGTATCGGCAGCTTGCGCTCAAGCAGATGGAGAAGATTGGTCTGCACGATGTCGAACGAAGGATCCGCACGGAAAAGATCCTGACGCCCACCGGCTGGGCGGATGACTTCGATCTTTACAAAGGGGCGACCTTCTCGATGGCGCACTCGCTCGACCAGATGCTGCATCTTCGTCCCCACAACCGCTTCGAGGATGTCGGGAAGATGTATCTCGTCGGCGGCGGCACGCATCCGGGAAGTGGTCTACCGGTCATCTTCGAGTCCGCACGCATCACGTCGCGGCTTCTGCTCGAGGATCTCAAGATGGAGCCACACTGGACCACGAACGCTGGCGCGGGATCGGTCCTCTCGCAGGATGAACTTGTCGGGGCGATCTCGTGACCTTGCCCGTCCTGCAAGACAACGGTCCGAGGCTCGTAACAACCGCCCCGGGATGGGCGACGAAGGTGCAGCGCGCCTGGGCCGAACAACCCATCACCGCTCGGGTACGTATCCTCAAGGCCTTTCGACACGGCATGTCGCACCGTGCGGACGCGATTGTAAAAGCGATTACCGCGGAGCATCGCACACCTGCCGACGTGCGCGTCTCGGAGATCCTGCCCTTGCTCGCAGCGTGCGAGCACCTGGAAAAAAACGCCGCTAGGATCCTTGCCGGTCGACAACTCGGCGCGTGGGGACGACCTTTCTGGCTCGGAGGTGTGCACAGCGAGGTGCAGCGCGTCCCGCTTGGCTGTGTGCTCGTCATCGGACCTTCGAACTATCCGCTGTTTCTACCCGGCGTACAGGTCCTGCAAGCGCTCGCCGCCGGAAATGCCGTGTGCTGGAAGCCTGGACGCGGCGGTGCCGAGGTTGCCCGCCTGTTCGAATTGGAGATGGCCGAAGCAGGTCTGCCTCCGGAGCTTCTTCGTGTCACGGACGATTCGTTAGAAACTGGCCGCGCGGTCGTCGCGGCTGGCGCGGACAAGGTATTCTTCACCGGTTCGGCATCGGCAGGGCGAGCCGTCATGCGGCAACTCGCCGATGCAGGAACGCCGAGCGTGATGGAGCTGTCGGGCTGCTCGTCAGTGATCGTGATGCCTGGCTCGGACCTTGCACGGGTCACGGCAGCAGTCGTCTTCGGGACGCGCCTGAACGGCTCCGCGACCTGCATGGCGCCGCGCCGCATCCTCGTGATGGGCGATACGAAGGCTCGCCGCGACGCTCTTGTTCGCAGGCTCCAGGACGCGCTCGCTACGGTCGATCCAGTCAGGCTTTCGGATGCGGCCGCGACGCAGTTGCGAGAGTTGACCACCGAGGCGCGCACACAGGGGGCGACGTTGCTTGGCGAACTAAGCCGCGAGCAGAAGCCCATCTTGCTCGTGAACGCGAGGCCTTCGATGAGGATCGCGCAGACCGATATCTTTGCCCCGGTCTTGAGCGTGATCGACGTGACCGACGACGAAGACGTTGCAGCCGCCGAACGCCTCTGCCCGCTCGCCCTTACGGTCTCGATCTTCGGCGACGAGCAAAAAGCGCGGCGTCTAGCACGCGACATCGCGGTCGGAACAGTCGTGATCAACGACGTGATCGTGCCGACAGCCGACCCGAGGCTGCCATTCGGGGGCCGCAGGGCGAGCGGCTTCGGCGTAACCCGAGGCGCGGAAGGCCTGCTCGAGATGACGGCAATCCGAAACGTCATCGCCCGCAGAGGCGACGGCCAGAGGCAGTACGAGGAGACCGGTGAGTCGCACACCCGCCTGTTCGATGGCCTGATCCTGGCGGGACATGCAGGAACGTGGCGGCAACGCTGGCGCGGGTTCAAGCAGATGGTTCAGGTAGCCGGCACCATGAAGCCAAAGAAGCGGGAGCAGCATGACGGGGAGTAACGGCGTGAGTAAGGTTGCGGTAATTGGATCGGGGCTGGCAGGACTCGCGGCGGCATGTACGCTCGCGGCACGCGGGCACAAAGTCGAAGTATTCGAGAAGAACCCGTGGCTTGGCGGGAAGGCGGCGCAGCTTGTGGAGAAGGGTTTCCGCTTCGATATGGGCCCGACTATCCTGATCCAGCCTTCCGTTCTGCGGAAGATCTTCGCCGAAGCCGGCAAGAAGCTCGAAGACTATGTCACGATGGTGCGCCTCGATCCCCAGTGGCGCTGCTTCTTCGAAGACAAAAGCATCCTCGACCTGAAAGACGACCCGAAGGAGATGGCCGCCTCGCTTGAAGCCATCTGGCCGAAGATGGGCGCCGGCTACCTGAAGTTCCTCGAGCAGTCCGAGCAGTTGCACTCCATCTCGGATCGTTTCTTCTTCTGGCGATCCATCGGATCCATGCGCGACACCATGGACGTCAAAGGCGCGTTCGACATCCGCGTGCTGCGCGACGTCATGCGCATGCGTCTTGGCAAAACCGTCGCGGGCATGATCCGGGAGAACATCCCCGATGCGAACGTCGCCCAGATGCTCGACCACTTCGTGCAATACGTCGGCTCCTCGCCGGACGCGTCGCCAGCCATCCTCTGCGCGATTGGCCACATGCAGATGGAAGAGGGTATCTGGTATCCGATGGGCGGAACCCGCGCCATCCCAGAAGCTCTGATCGAGCTCGCCTTGGAGCTTGGTGTCGTCTTCCACACCGAAACCGACGTCGCCCAGATCCTGACGGATGCACCCGCTCATGGCGCATCCGCGGGTAAGCGCGTCAGCGGCCTGCGAACGACTCGTGGAGAGGTATATACCTTCGATTCCGTCGTCTCGAACTCCGACGCGGTGCGAACCTACCGCGAACTCATCGGCGGCCCGACTGCGCGCCACTTCGACGAGAAGCGCGGCTACGAGCCTGCCTGCTCCGGCGTCGTACTCTACCTCGGCTTGAACAAACGGTACGAACACCTCGCCCACCACGACTTCGTCTTCTCGCGCGACCCGCACGAAGAGTTCCACGCCATCTACGACAAGGGCGAGCCGGCCCCCGACCCGACCTGCTACCTGGCGGCCACCGCGGCGACCGATCCCGCGTCCGCGCCTGAAGGCGGCGAAGCCCTCTACGTCCTCGTCCACACGCCCTACCTGCGCCCTCACCACGACTGGAAGAAGATGTTCCCAGCCTATCGCCAGGTGATTCTCGACAAGCTCAAGCGCACCGCTGGCCTCACCGACATTGAGGACCGCATCGTCTTCGAGGCCGCCCTCACCCCCCAGGACATCCACGACCGCTATCGCGTCCTCAACGGCGCGATCTACGGAATCTCGAGCCACGGTGTCTTCAACGGCGCATTCAAGCCGGCAAACCGTTCAAAGGAACTCGACGGAATGTATCTCGCCGGCGGCGCGGCGCACCCGGGCCCAGGCATGCCGATGGTGATGATGTCGGGCTGGATCGCGGCCGACTCCCTCGACCAGGACGCGCGGGGTGTGACCGCCTGAGCCGTTTGCGTTAGGCTTGGGACACTCGTATGACTCCCCCGCTCGGTGTTCCCACCATTTCGACGCCCGTCCTGGGCTTCTTCCGGAGGATCGTGCGGGGCTATTTTCGGCGGAACTTTCACGGCGTACGCGTGCGCGGCGCGGACCAGTTCACCGCCACCACCGGACCCCTGATCGTCTATGCGAACCATAGCTCGTGGTGGGATCCGATGGTGCTCATCCTGCTCGCCGCCCGGATGATGCCGCAACGCAGGCACTACGCTCCGATGGACGCGCGCGCA
This genomic window from Granulicella sibirica contains:
- the crtI gene encoding phytoene desaturase family protein; this encodes MKQTRNAVIVGAGPGGLAAALLLAKSGVKVTIVEKRGEVGGRTSTLEQDGFKFDIGPTFFLYPRVLKEIFASAGYDLDREVPMTRLDPQYRLVFGAGGELLATPNVERMEKAIANISPEDAARFHKFITHNRVKLDKFLPFLQAPFESWRDLMKPSMMKLLPLLAPWRSLDSDLQVHFKDERIRLGFSFQSKYLGMSPFRCPSLFSILSFLEYEHGVFHPTGGCGAVTRAMARIATELGVEILLDEPVDKVLIEKGKAVGVKTANRTLAADAVVVNADFAGAMRRMVPNQARNKWTDERLAKKRFSCSTFMMYLGIDGRYDDVSHHTIFLARDYKQNLKDIEEVHQLSDDPSFYVQNACVTDRSLAPDGQSTLYVLLPVTHEAGKVDWTKEAPRYRQLALKQMEKIGLHDVERRIRTEKILTPTGWADDFDLYKGATFSMAHSLDQMLHLRPHNRFEDVGKMYLVGGGTHPGSGLPVIFESARITSRLLLEDLKMEPHWTTNAGAGSVLSQDELVGAIS
- a CDS encoding aldehyde dehydrogenase family protein, whose protein sequence is MTLPVLQDNGPRLVTTAPGWATKVQRAWAEQPITARVRILKAFRHGMSHRADAIVKAITAEHRTPADVRVSEILPLLAACEHLEKNAARILAGRQLGAWGRPFWLGGVHSEVQRVPLGCVLVIGPSNYPLFLPGVQVLQALAAGNAVCWKPGRGGAEVARLFELEMAEAGLPPELLRVTDDSLETGRAVVAAGADKVFFTGSASAGRAVMRQLADAGTPSVMELSGCSSVIVMPGSDLARVTAAVVFGTRLNGSATCMAPRRILVMGDTKARRDALVRRLQDALATVDPVRLSDAAATQLRELTTEARTQGATLLGELSREQKPILLVNARPSMRIAQTDIFAPVLSVIDVTDDEDVAAAERLCPLALTVSIFGDEQKARRLARDIAVGTVVINDVIVPTADPRLPFGGRRASGFGVTRGAEGLLEMTAIRNVIARRGDGQRQYEETGESHTRLFDGLILAGHAGTWRQRWRGFKQMVQVAGTMKPKKREQHDGE
- a CDS encoding phytoene desaturase family protein, with amino-acid sequence MTGSNGVSKVAVIGSGLAGLAAACTLAARGHKVEVFEKNPWLGGKAAQLVEKGFRFDMGPTILIQPSVLRKIFAEAGKKLEDYVTMVRLDPQWRCFFEDKSILDLKDDPKEMAASLEAIWPKMGAGYLKFLEQSEQLHSISDRFFFWRSIGSMRDTMDVKGAFDIRVLRDVMRMRLGKTVAGMIRENIPDANVAQMLDHFVQYVGSSPDASPAILCAIGHMQMEEGIWYPMGGTRAIPEALIELALELGVVFHTETDVAQILTDAPAHGASAGKRVSGLRTTRGEVYTFDSVVSNSDAVRTYRELIGGPTARHFDEKRGYEPACSGVVLYLGLNKRYEHLAHHDFVFSRDPHEEFHAIYDKGEPAPDPTCYLAATAATDPASAPEGGEALYVLVHTPYLRPHHDWKKMFPAYRQVILDKLKRTAGLTDIEDRIVFEAALTPQDIHDRYRVLNGAIYGISSHGVFNGAFKPANRSKELDGMYLAGGAAHPGPGMPMVMMSGWIAADSLDQDARGVTA